In Candidatus Hydrogenedentota bacterium, one DNA window encodes the following:
- a CDS encoding glycosyltransferase, translated as MKICILNVLHPPFDKRVFHKVATSLVRAGHTVVSIVPSTEPVPETQGITFHVIPPAASIRGRLISVVRLIRHGLRERADVYLGVEPESWFAGLVVKCLLGCKVVLDLHEYVPTEFAKFFPKSLHAAVAWITLAAMRIFARFTDHIILTRNSFDGQFAGLSTPRTVVINTNHVQPACGEIPEELSQRYGARPTLIHQGLFGDVRGSWKLLEAVRIVVRQKPDLKVIILGEYSYGSLDEYHLAIKNAGLDAVFDFESWVAYEKVPAYIAVSDIGLILFQPGPINHTLAMPHKLFDYMREAKPTIAPEFALEVRAIMAEADCGILVNVTDPQSIADAILRLLDDPAEARRLGENGRRAVETKFNWQNDERNLIAAFASLEKKK; from the coding sequence CTAGCCTTGTCCGCGCCGGTCACACGGTGGTATCCATTGTCCCCTCCACCGAGCCAGTTCCCGAGACACAGGGAATCACGTTTCACGTAATCCCCCCGGCGGCAAGTATCCGAGGGCGTCTCATCTCTGTTGTTCGCTTGATCCGACACGGCTTGCGCGAGAGAGCCGATGTCTACCTCGGAGTTGAGCCCGAATCTTGGTTTGCCGGATTGGTCGTCAAGTGCTTGTTGGGTTGCAAAGTTGTGCTGGATCTGCACGAGTACGTGCCTACCGAATTCGCAAAGTTCTTCCCGAAATCGCTTCACGCGGCCGTCGCATGGATAACGCTCGCGGCGATGCGCATTTTCGCCCGTTTCACAGACCACATCATCCTCACGCGGAATTCCTTCGATGGACAATTTGCGGGGCTGTCAACACCGCGCACAGTTGTGATCAACACAAATCACGTACAACCCGCATGCGGTGAAATCCCCGAAGAACTGTCCCAGCGATACGGGGCGCGTCCCACGCTCATTCACCAGGGGCTATTTGGAGACGTGCGCGGATCGTGGAAACTACTGGAAGCAGTCCGCATCGTCGTGAGGCAGAAACCGGATCTGAAGGTCATCATTCTTGGCGAGTACTCCTATGGCAGCCTGGATGAGTACCACTTGGCAATCAAGAACGCCGGCTTGGACGCAGTTTTCGATTTCGAGTCGTGGGTCGCTTACGAGAAGGTTCCAGCCTACATCGCAGTCTCCGACATCGGCCTTATCTTGTTTCAACCCGGCCCCATCAATCACACTCTTGCCATGCCACACAAGCTCTTCGACTACATGCGCGAAGCCAAACCAACCATCGCTCCCGAATTCGCTTTGGAAGTCCGGGCAATCATGGCAGAAGCGGACTGCGGAATCCTGGTCAATGTGACAGACCCTCAGTCTATTGCTGACGCCATTCTTCGACTGCTGGACGATCCCGCTGAAGCGCGGCGTCTGGGCGAAAACGGAAGACGTGCAGTCGAAACAAAATTCAATTGGCAAAACGACGAAAGAAACCTGATTGCGGCATTCGCAAGCTTGGAGAAGAAAAAGTAG